The following DNA comes from Cellulomonas soli.
ATCGGCTCGTCCTCGTGGTGGAACTGCCGACGCTCCGAGTGACCGACCGCGACGTACTTCACGCCGAGCTTGGCCAGGAACAGCGGCGAGATCTCACCGGTGTACGCACCCGACTCGTGGGCCGAGACGTCCTGGGCGCCGTAGGCGATCTCCAGCTTGTCGGCGTCCACGAGCGTCTGCACGCTGCGCAGGTCGGTGAACGGCGGCAGGACCGCGACCTCGACGGCGCCGAAGTCGTGCTTGGCGTCCTTGAGCGTCCACGCGAGCTTCTGCAGCGTGTGGGTGGCCTGGTGGTGGTCCAGGTTCATCTTCCAGTTGCCCGCCATCAGCGGGGTACGGGTCGTCATGTGTCAGTCCTCCAGAACTGCGATGCCGGGGAGCGTCTTGCCCTCGAGCAGCTCGAGGGAGGCGCCGCCACCGGTCGAGATGTGGCCGAAGCCGGCCTCGTCGAAGCCGAGCAGACGGACGGCCGCGGCGGAGTCGCCACCGCCGACGATCGAGAAGCCCTCGCTGTCGACGAGCGCCTGCGCGACGGCCCTGGTGCCCGCGGCGTAGGTCGGACGCTCGAACACGCCCATGGGGCCGTTCCAGGCGATGGTCTTCGCACCGAGGATCGCCTCACGGAAGAGCTCGCCCGACTTCGGGCCGATGTCCAGGCCCATCTTGTCGGCCGGGATGGCGTCGGCGGCGACGGTCTCGGCGTCGTCCGAGCCGAACTCGGGGGCGACGACGATGTCGACCGGCAGGACGATCTCGACGCCGGCCTCCTGGGCCTGCGCGAGGTAGCCCTTGACCGTCTCGACCTGGTCCTGCTCGAGCAGCGAGGAACCGACCTCGTGGCCCTGGGCCTTGAGGAAGGTGAAGACCATGCCGCCGCCGATGAGCAGCTTGTCGGCCTTGGTCAGCAGGTTGCCGATGACGCCGAGCTTGTCGGAGACCTTCGCGCCGCCGAGGACGACGACGTAGGGACGCTCCGGGTCCTCCACGGCCTTGCGGAGGGCCTCGACCTCGGCCAGCACGAGCAGGCCGGCCGCGTGCGGCAGGCGCAGCGCCACGTCGTACACGGAGGCCTGCTTGCGGTGGACCACGCCGAAGCCGTCGGACACGAACGCGTCCGCAAGCGCAGCGAGCTCGTCGGCGAGCTCGCCACGGACGGCATCGTCCTTGGAGGTCTCACGGGCGTCGAAGCGGATGTTCTCGAGGAGCGCGATCTGGCCGTCCTCGAGGGCGGCGACGGTGGCCTTGGCCGACTCGCCGATGGTGTCCTCGGCGAGCGGGACCGGCTGGCCGAGCAGCTCGGACAGGCGGGCCGCGACGGGCGCGAGGGAGTACTTGGCCTCCGGCGCCCCCTTCGGTCGGCCGAGGTGAGCGGTCACGACGACGCGCGCACCGGCGGACAGCAGCGCCTGCAGCGTCGGCAGGGCCGCACGCACACGGCCGTCGTCGGTGATGGTCGTGCCGTCGAGCGGCACGTTGAAGTCCGAACGGACGAGCACGCGCTTGCCGCGCAGGTCGCCGAGGTCCTCGATGGTCTTCATGATCTCCTACCTTGCCGGGCGGCCGCCGCCGAGGGCGTGCCGGGGGGAACGCAGCTGCTCACACATGACTGCGTCCGCGTGCACCGGGGCCGGGTGGCCGCCGGCGCACGCGGACGCAGGACCGTCGCTACGAGAGCGTCGGAGTCGTCAGAGACGCTCGCCGACGTAGCTCGTGAGGTTGACGAGGCTGTTGGAGTAGCCCCACTCGTTGTCGTACCAGGCGATGATCTTCACCAGGTCGCCGGACACCTTGGTCAGCTTCGAGTCGAAGATGCTCTGGTGCGGGTTCGTGACGATGTCGCTCGAGACGATCTCGTCCGTGACGTACTCCAGAACGCCCTTCAGCGGGCCCTCGGCGGCGGCCTTGACCGCAGCGTTGACCTCGTCGACCGTGACCTCGCGCGAGGCGGTGAAGGTCAGGTCCGTGGCCGAGCCGGTGATCGTCGGCACGCGGAGCGCGAAACCGTCGAGCTTGCCCTTGAGCTCGGGGAGCACGAGGGCGACGGCCTTGGCCGCACCGGTCGAGGTCGGGACGATGTTCTGCGCGGCGGCGCGGGCACGACGAAGGTCGCGGTGCGGGCCGTCCTGCAGGTTCTGGTCACCGGTGTAGGCGTGGATCGTGGTCATGAGGCCACGCTCGATGCCGATGGCGTCGTTGAGCGCCTTCGCCACGGGGGCGAGGCAGTTCGTCGTGCACGACGCGTTGGAGATGATGTGGTGCGCGGCGGCGTCGTAGTCGGTGTGGTTCACACCCATGACGAAGGTCGCGTCCTCGTTCGAGGCCGGGGCCGAGATGATGACCTTCTTGGCGCCCGCCTCGATGTGGGCCTTCGCCTTGGTCGCGTCCGTGAAGAAGCCGGTCGACTCGATGACGATGTCGGCACCCAGCTCGCCCCAGGGGAGGTCGGCAGGGTTGCGCTCGGCGAGGGCACGGATCTTCTTGCCGTCGACGATGATGTTCTCGTCGTCGAACTCCACGCTCAGCGGGAAGCGGCCGAGCACCGTGTCGTACTTGAGCAGGTGCGCGAGCGTCTTGTTGTCCGTGAGGTCGTTCACGCCGACGATCTCGATGTCAGCGCCCGACGCGATGATCGCCCGGTAGAAGTTGCGACCGATACGGCCGAAGCCGTTGATGCCGACCTTGATGGTCACTTGCCCTCCTCGGCACGCGCCGAACAAGGTCGGCGCACACAGTTGGTGATGGGTTCACGCACGCCGCTGTGCGCTGCCCGGGTGCGGTGTGACGGCCGTCCAACTCATTGCCG
Coding sequences within:
- a CDS encoding phosphoglycerate kinase translates to MKTIEDLGDLRGKRVLVRSDFNVPLDGTTITDDGRVRAALPTLQALLSAGARVVVTAHLGRPKGAPEAKYSLAPVAARLSELLGQPVPLAEDTIGESAKATVAALEDGQIALLENIRFDARETSKDDAVRGELADELAALADAFVSDGFGVVHRKQASVYDVALRLPHAAGLLVLAEVEALRKAVEDPERPYVVVLGGAKVSDKLGVIGNLLTKADKLLIGGGMVFTFLKAQGHEVGSSLLEQDQVETVKGYLAQAQEAGVEIVLPVDIVVAPEFGSDDAETVAADAIPADKMGLDIGPKSGELFREAILGAKTIAWNGPMGVFERPTYAAGTRAVAQALVDSEGFSIVGGGDSAAAVRLLGFDEAGFGHISTGGGASLELLEGKTLPGIAVLED
- the gap gene encoding type I glyceraldehyde-3-phosphate dehydrogenase; translation: MTIKVGINGFGRIGRNFYRAIIASGADIEIVGVNDLTDNKTLAHLLKYDTVLGRFPLSVEFDDENIIVDGKKIRALAERNPADLPWGELGADIVIESTGFFTDATKAKAHIEAGAKKVIISAPASNEDATFVMGVNHTDYDAAAHHIISNASCTTNCLAPVAKALNDAIGIERGLMTTIHAYTGDQNLQDGPHRDLRRARAAAQNIVPTSTGAAKAVALVLPELKGKLDGFALRVPTITGSATDLTFTASREVTVDEVNAAVKAAAEGPLKGVLEYVTDEIVSSDIVTNPHQSIFDSKLTKVSGDLVKIIAWYDNEWGYSNSLVNLTSYVGERL